In Methylotenera sp. L2L1, the following proteins share a genomic window:
- the glmM gene encoding phosphoglucosamine mutase — MSKKYFGTDGIRGRVGDALITPEFVMRLGYAAGRVLTSIDSHLAKGAHPAVLIGKDTRISGYMLEAALEAGLSAAGVDVLLTGPMPTPGVAYLTRALRAQAGIVISASHNPYYDNGIKFFSSLGTKLPDDVEHAIEAALDEPMQVMESAKLGKARRIDDAAGRYVEFCKSTFPNQLDLRGLKIVLDCAHGATYHVAPPVFHELGAEIVVIGNHPDGLNINEKVGSTHPQALQKAVVEHQADLGIAFDGDGDRVMMVDHDGRLLDGDQLLYIIAAARQQVGVLQGGVAGTLMTNLALEHKLAMMNIPFSRAKVGDRYVLELLNQNNWQLGGENSGHILTLDKHSSGDGIVAALQVLHAVIQSEKTLSELGAGLSLYPQVLINVTTKQKIDLNNALIQDAVKQAEVELKDSGRVLLRASGTEPKIRVMVEGENQVQVKALAQAIADVVNQVAS, encoded by the coding sequence ATGAGTAAAAAATACTTTGGTACAGATGGTATTCGTGGGCGCGTAGGAGATGCATTAATTACGCCGGAGTTTGTGATGCGTTTAGGTTATGCGGCAGGACGCGTGCTGACCAGTATTGATAGTCATTTAGCTAAAGGCGCACACCCTGCGGTGTTAATCGGTAAAGACACTCGAATTTCTGGCTATATGCTTGAAGCAGCATTGGAGGCAGGTTTATCAGCAGCGGGTGTAGATGTTTTGTTGACAGGGCCTATGCCAACACCAGGAGTTGCTTATTTAACGCGTGCGTTGAGAGCGCAGGCCGGTATTGTTATTTCTGCATCACATAATCCTTATTACGATAACGGCATTAAGTTCTTCTCAAGTCTGGGTACCAAGTTGCCTGACGATGTTGAACATGCAATTGAGGCTGCGCTTGACGAGCCAATGCAGGTGATGGAATCAGCTAAGCTCGGTAAGGCACGTCGTATTGATGATGCAGCAGGCCGTTATGTTGAGTTCTGTAAAAGTACCTTTCCTAACCAATTAGATTTACGTGGATTAAAAATTGTTTTGGATTGCGCGCATGGTGCTACTTATCATGTGGCTCCTCCAGTGTTTCATGAACTGGGTGCGGAAATTGTTGTCATCGGCAACCACCCTGATGGCTTAAATATTAATGAAAAAGTAGGGTCTACCCATCCACAAGCGCTACAAAAAGCGGTTGTGGAGCATCAGGCCGACTTAGGAATTGCTTTTGATGGTGATGGTGACCGAGTGATGATGGTTGATCATGATGGGCGATTGTTAGATGGCGATCAGTTACTTTATATTATTGCTGCAGCGCGTCAGCAGGTTGGTGTATTGCAGGGTGGCGTAGCTGGTACACTGATGACGAATTTAGCGTTGGAACATAAACTTGCCATGATGAATATTCCTTTTTCCCGTGCAAAAGTAGGTGATCGCTATGTACTTGAACTGCTGAACCAAAATAACTGGCAATTAGGTGGTGAGAACTCTGGGCATATCTTAACCTTAGATAAACATAGTAGTGGGGATGGCATTGTCGCAGCCTTGCAAGTGTTGCATGCGGTGATTCAGAGTGAAAAAACATTAAGTGAGCTGGGTGCTGGTTTGTCGCTTTACCCACAAGTGTTAATTAACGTGACCACTAAGCAGAAGATTGATTTGAATAATGCGCTGATCCAAGATGCGGTGAAGCAGGCCGAGGTAGAATTAAAAGACTCAGGTCGTGTTTTGTTGAGAGCTTCAGGGACTGAACCAAAGATTCGTGTGATGGTAGAGGGTGAAAATCAGGTACAAGTCAAAGCATTAGCCCAAGCTATCGCTGATGTAGTTAACCAAGTTGCATCTTAG